One window of Chloroflexota bacterium genomic DNA carries:
- the polX gene encoding DNA polymerase/3'-5' exonuclease PolX, which translates to MTNKELADIFSSIADLLEIKGEIIYKILAYRRAAETLTEFGRSVSDVWREGGVKGLREIPGVGQAIAEKIDELLSTGQLEFFEKLKKEIPASLIDVLKVPGLGPKKVAMFWKQLDITTVEALKAAAGAGKLRGMPGMGEKSETKILEGIEALSRRTGRTPLGQALPIARDILAMLRSIKGVVAAETAGSLRRMKTTVGDLDLLVASADPEPVMKAFVSQKEVARIVGQGSTKSSVEFQNGMRAQLWVHRPEKFGTALQYATGSKDHNVRLREIALDKGLSLSEHALTKKNGKEILCATEAEVYAALGLPYIPPELREDRGEVQAALKNKLPDLIETRDLKADLHSHSTWSDGRASIKQMAESARDRGLSALAVTDHSQSLGVTGGLTPERLREQRREIDKLQRELGDSILILQGAEVEIRADGTLDYSDEVLASLDIVVASLHTSLRQPREQVTQRLLNAIRNPEVDIIGHPTGRLIPDREGADLDMDAVLAAAVETGVALEINAHPMRLDLDDVYSRRAIEMGIPLAINTDAHHPNDFALAEFGVATARRGWVTAANVINTWSTAKLTKWLAGRGQMIEGKAALTVTATTKSKARAETPAKKKVVAKKNAKRIAKKKSK; encoded by the coding sequence ATGACCAACAAAGAACTTGCCGACATTTTCTCTTCCATCGCCGACCTGCTCGAAATCAAAGGCGAGATCATCTACAAGATTCTGGCCTACCGCCGGGCGGCGGAGACGCTGACCGAGTTTGGGCGGAGCGTGAGCGACGTGTGGCGCGAGGGCGGCGTCAAGGGCCTGCGCGAGATTCCAGGCGTGGGCCAGGCTATTGCCGAAAAGATTGACGAACTGCTCTCCACCGGCCAGCTCGAATTTTTTGAGAAGCTCAAGAAGGAAATACCGGCCTCGCTCATTGACGTGCTCAAAGTGCCGGGCCTCGGCCCCAAAAAGGTCGCCATGTTCTGGAAGCAACTCGACATCACCACCGTTGAGGCGCTGAAGGCGGCGGCCGGGGCGGGCAAGTTGCGCGGCATGCCCGGCATGGGCGAAAAATCGGAGACGAAAATTCTAGAGGGCATCGAGGCCCTCTCGCGCCGCACTGGCCGCACGCCGCTCGGCCAGGCCCTGCCCATCGCCCGCGACATTCTGGCGATGTTGCGAAGCATCAAGGGCGTGGTCGCCGCCGAAACCGCCGGCAGTCTGCGGCGCATGAAGACCACCGTCGGCGACCTTGACCTGCTGGTGGCCTCGGCTGACCCGGAGCCGGTGATGAAGGCCTTCGTCTCGCAAAAAGAAGTGGCCCGCATCGTCGGGCAAGGCTCCACCAAATCGTCGGTCGAATTTCAAAACGGCATGAGGGCGCAGTTGTGGGTGCACCGCCCCGAAAAATTTGGCACAGCTTTGCAATACGCCACCGGCTCGAAGGATCACAACGTCCGCCTGCGCGAGATCGCGCTCGACAAAGGCCTCTCGCTCTCCGAACATGCCCTCACTAAGAAGAACGGCAAAGAGATTTTGTGCGCCACCGAGGCCGAAGTCTACGCCGCCCTCGGCCTGCCCTACATCCCGCCTGAACTGCGCGAAGATCGCGGTGAGGTGCAGGCCGCTCTCAAAAACAAGTTGCCTGATTTGATCGAAACGAGAGACCTGAAGGCCGACCTGCACTCACACTCGACCTGGAGCGATGGCCGGGCTTCGATCAAGCAAATGGCCGAGTCGGCCCGCGACCGTGGTCTTAGTGCCTTAGCCGTCACTGACCACTCCCAAAGTTTGGGCGTCACTGGCGGCCTGACCCCGGAACGCCTGCGCGAACAGCGGCGCGAGATTGACAAGTTGCAGCGCGAGCTTGGCGATTCAATTTTGATTCTTCAAGGCGCTGAAGTTGAAATCCGCGCCGATGGCACACTCGATTATTCAGACGAGGTGCTGGCCTCGCTCGACATCGTCGTGGCCTCGCTTCACACCAGCCTGCGCCAGCCGCGTGAGCAAGTCACCCAACGCCTGCTCAACGCCATCCGCAACCCTGAGGTAGACATCATCGGCCACCCGACAGGCCGCCTCATTCCCGACCGCGAAGGCGCCGACCTGGACATGGACGCGGTGCTGGCCGCCGCCGTTGAAACGGGTGTGGCGCTGGAGATCAACGCTCATCCTATGCGGCTGGATTTAGACGATGTATACTCTCGGCGGGCGATTGAAATGGGGATCCCGCTCGCCATCAACACCGACGCCCATCATCCAAATGATTTTGCTTTAGCCGAGTTTGGCGTGGCAACGGCCCGGCGCGGCTGGGTGACGGCGGCAAACGTGATCAACACCTGGTCAACAGCCAAATTGACGAAGTGGCTGGCGGGCCGGGGACAGATGATTGAAGGGAAGGCCGCCCTGACAGTGACGGCCACCACGAAGTCCAAAGCCAGGGCGGAGACGCCGGCAAAGAAAAAGGTTGTAGCCAAGAAGAACGCGAAGCGTATCGCAAAGAAAAAGTCCAAATAG